The Achromobacter pestifer genome includes a region encoding these proteins:
- a CDS encoding ATP-binding cassette domain-containing protein, with translation MALATLITLTDIQLAYGHHPLLDHADFAIQGGERIGLIGRNGAGKSSLLRLLDGRTQPDDGDIARSSGLRVATVEQEPELDENATVFDVVCNVEGDHEDWQRPSRVRSVLEKLGLPADVQIAGLSGGTRKRVALARALVDEPDLLLLDEPTNHLDFEGIAWLEDMLRAWKGAAVIITHDRRFLDAVATRIVELDRGRLLSFPGNFSQWQERKAQWLESERLEQARFDKLLAQEEVWIRKGVEARRTRNEGRVRRLEQLRVDRAERRERVGDVSLALAEGQRSGKLVAELDHVHKAFGDKIVVDDYSTTLLRGDRIGIIGPNGAGKTTLLKLILGEMQPDSGTTRLGTNVAVAYFDQMRAQLDENATLIDIISPGSEWVEIGGTRKHVMSYLGDFLFSPARAGSPVRSLSGGERARLLLARLFARPANILVLDEPTNDLDIETLELLEELLQEYQGTVLLVSHDRAFLNNVVTQTIAYEGNGRWRDYVGGYDEWVAQRPAPVAAAEDATPAARPADDAAARAKAAKPKPAKSAKMNSWELRELEGLPDAIAALEAQQAELAGKLADGSLYRDAPAEVERINGELAKLESELEERFARWELLEARREGTL, from the coding sequence ATGGCCCTTGCTACTCTCATCACCCTTACCGACATCCAGCTGGCCTACGGCCACCACCCGCTGCTGGATCATGCCGATTTCGCCATCCAGGGCGGCGAGCGCATCGGCCTCATCGGCCGCAACGGCGCCGGCAAGTCCTCGCTGCTGAGACTGCTGGACGGCAGGACCCAGCCCGACGATGGCGACATCGCCCGCAGCTCGGGACTGCGTGTGGCCACCGTCGAGCAGGAACCAGAACTGGACGAAAACGCCACCGTCTTCGATGTCGTCTGCAATGTCGAGGGCGATCACGAAGACTGGCAGCGCCCGTCGCGCGTACGCTCGGTGCTCGAAAAGCTTGGCCTGCCCGCCGACGTACAGATCGCCGGCCTGTCCGGCGGCACGCGCAAGCGGGTCGCGCTGGCCCGCGCCCTGGTCGACGAGCCCGATCTGCTGCTGCTGGACGAACCCACCAACCATCTGGACTTCGAAGGCATCGCCTGGCTGGAAGACATGCTGCGCGCCTGGAAAGGCGCCGCCGTCATCATCACCCACGACCGCCGCTTCCTGGACGCCGTCGCCACCCGCATCGTCGAACTCGACCGCGGGCGCCTGCTGAGCTTCCCCGGCAACTTCTCGCAGTGGCAAGAGCGCAAGGCCCAGTGGCTCGAATCCGAGCGCCTGGAGCAAGCCCGCTTCGACAAGCTGCTGGCGCAGGAAGAAGTCTGGATCCGCAAGGGCGTCGAAGCCCGCCGCACCCGCAATGAAGGCCGCGTGCGCCGCCTGGAACAGCTGCGCGTCGATCGCGCCGAACGCCGCGAACGCGTCGGCGACGTCTCGCTGGCGCTTGCCGAAGGCCAGCGCTCCGGCAAACTGGTTGCCGAACTCGACCATGTGCACAAAGCCTTCGGCGACAAGATCGTGGTGGACGACTACTCCACCACCCTCCTGCGCGGCGACCGCATCGGCATCATCGGCCCCAACGGCGCCGGCAAGACCACCCTGCTCAAACTGATCCTGGGCGAGATGCAGCCCGACAGCGGTACCACCCGTCTGGGCACCAACGTCGCGGTCGCGTATTTCGACCAGATGCGCGCACAGCTGGACGAAAACGCCACGCTCATCGACATCATCAGTCCGGGCAGCGAGTGGGTCGAAATCGGCGGCACGCGCAAACACGTCATGAGCTACCTGGGCGACTTCCTGTTCTCACCTGCCCGCGCTGGCTCGCCCGTGCGCAGCCTGTCCGGCGGCGAACGCGCCCGCCTGCTGCTGGCGCGCCTGTTCGCCCGCCCCGCCAACATCCTGGTGCTGGACGAGCCCACCAACGACCTCGACATCGAAACACTGGAACTGCTGGAAGAATTGCTGCAGGAATACCAGGGCACGGTGCTGCTGGTCAGCCATGACCGCGCCTTCCTGAACAACGTCGTCACGCAGACCATCGCCTACGAAGGCAATGGCCGCTGGCGCGACTATGTGGGCGGCTATGACGAATGGGTCGCCCAGCGGCCCGCTCCGGTTGCTGCCGCCGAAGACGCCACGCCGGCCGCCCGGCCCGCCGACGATGCCGCCGCGCGCGCCAAGGCCGCAAAGCCCAAGCCGGCCAAGTCCGCCAAGATGAACTCCTGGGAACTGCGCGAACTGGAGGGCCTGCCCGACGCCATCGCCGCCCTGGAAGCGCAACAGGCCGAGCTTGCCGGCAAGCTCGCCGACGGCAGCCTGTACCGCGACGCGCCCGCCGAAGTCGAGCGCATCAACGGCGAACTGGCCAAGCTGGAAAGCGAACTCGAAGAACGCTTTGCCCGCTGGGAACTGCTGGAAGCGCGCCGCGAAGGCACGCTGTAA
- the pyrC gene encoding dihydroorotase, with product MSTQNTTQLTITRPDDWHLHLRDGAALEAVVADSARQFARAIIMPNLKPPVTTTEQALAYRGRILEALKKAGGNPDAFTPLMTLYLTDNTTSEEIFRAYESGQVYAVKLYPAGATTNSDAGVTDLLGKCTKALEALEKCGMPLLVHGEVTDPSIDLFDREAIFVERVMKPLRRAFPALKVVFEHITTKEGAEYVRDAEGPVAATITPQHLLYNRNAIFQGGVRPHFYCLPVLKRETHRLALVEAATSGSPRFFLGTDSAPHARGLKEHACGCAGCYTALHAMELYATAFDAVGKLDKLEGFASFHGPDFYGLPRNTGTLTLVRETYQVPEEVAFGNTTLVPLAAGEALEWRARS from the coding sequence ACCCGGCCGGACGACTGGCATCTGCACCTGCGCGACGGCGCTGCCCTGGAGGCCGTGGTGGCGGATAGCGCGCGCCAGTTTGCGCGCGCCATCATCATGCCCAACTTGAAGCCGCCGGTTACCACCACCGAACAGGCGCTGGCCTATCGCGGCCGCATTCTGGAGGCCTTGAAGAAGGCGGGCGGCAATCCGGATGCCTTCACGCCCCTGATGACGCTGTACTTGACCGATAACACCACCTCGGAAGAAATCTTCCGCGCCTACGAGTCGGGCCAGGTCTATGCCGTGAAGCTTTATCCGGCGGGCGCCACGACCAACTCCGACGCAGGCGTGACCGACCTGCTGGGCAAGTGCACCAAGGCGTTGGAGGCGCTGGAGAAATGCGGCATGCCGCTGCTGGTGCACGGCGAAGTGACGGACCCGTCGATCGACCTGTTCGACCGCGAGGCGATCTTCGTGGAACGCGTGATGAAGCCGTTGCGCCGTGCATTTCCGGCGTTGAAAGTGGTGTTCGAACACATCACGACCAAAGAGGGCGCGGAATACGTGCGCGATGCCGAAGGCCCCGTCGCTGCCACGATCACGCCGCAGCATCTGCTGTACAACCGCAACGCGATTTTCCAGGGCGGCGTGCGGCCGCACTTCTACTGCCTGCCCGTCCTCAAGCGCGAGACGCACCGTCTTGCGCTGGTCGAGGCGGCCACCAGCGGCAGCCCGCGCTTTTTCCTGGGGACAGACAGCGCGCCGCACGCGCGCGGGCTGAAGGAACATGCCTGCGGCTGCGCCGGCTGCTATACGGCGCTGCATGCCATGGAGCTATACGCCACCGCGTTCGACGCCGTCGGCAAGCTGGACAAGCTGGAAGGCTTCGCCAGTTTCCATGGCCCGGACTTCTACGGCCTGCCGCGCAATACCGGCACGCTGACGCTGGTGCGCGAGACCTACCAGGTACCCGAGGAAGTGGCGTTCGGCAACACGACGCTGGTTCCGCTGGCTGCGGGCGAAGCGCTGGAGTGGCGCGCGCGGAGCTAG